In a genomic window of Tripterygium wilfordii isolate XIE 37 chromosome 8, ASM1340144v1, whole genome shotgun sequence:
- the LOC120004056 gene encoding WRKY transcription factor 22-like, translating to MEEDDWGLHAVVRSYIAATNTTTSIALPADFSNQTCFSSFTAGVGEQSGNLFSVSDPFQARNAFDDFHDLYKPFSPKSLLPSPVQTKPISSISSSLNLFVDPTQLNQVQKKQQQQPRQFHGGSVNRTNTATGNSNTSRSRKRKNQSKEVRRVPADALFSDIWAWRKYGQKPIRGSPYPRGYYKCSSSKGCMARKQVERDQSDPGMFKVTYSAEHNHPAPTHRNSLAGSTRQKPLTTTETTTAIADKASPSKPTCAPSPVLSMAQSPNSESREEKDFILEDGEEVEFGVPDSALNDDFFAGLEEFVAGLGAEDCFTHPFPSGSFGHHWLTNNAAAAAGSI from the exons ATGGAGGAAGACGACTGGGGTTTGCACGCGGTGGTCAGGAGCTACATCGCCGCCACTAACACCACCACATCAATTGCTCTGCCGGCAGATTTTTCCAACCAGACTTGCTTTTCTTCATTCACTGCTGGTGTTGGTGAACAAAGTGGGAATCTTTTCTCTGTTTCAGATCCTTTTCAAGCAAGGAATGCTTTCGATGATTTCCATGATCTCTATAAGCccttttcccccaaatctcttCTTCCTTCGCCAGTACAGACCAAACCCATatcctcaatttcttcctccCTCAACCTCTTTGTAGATCCAACACAGTTAAATCAAGTACAGAAGAAGCAGCAACAGCAACCAAGGCAGTTCCATGGTGGGTCTGTGAATAGGACTAATACTGCCACCGGAAATTCTAATACTTCTCGATCCAGGAAAAG GAAAAACCAATCGAAGGAGGTGCGCAGAGTACCTGCAGACGCTCTGTTTTCAGACATCTGGGCATGGCGTAAATATGGCCAAAAACCCATCAGAGGCTCACCATATCCAAG GGGTTATTACAAATGTAGCAGTTCCAAGGGTTGTATGGCCAGAAAACAAGTGGAGCGGGACCAATCCGACCCGGGAATGTTCAAAGTCACTTATTCAGCCGAGCACAACCACCCTGCTCCGACTCACCGGAATTCACTCGCCGGTAGCACTCGTCAGAAGCCTTTGACGACCACCGAAACAACAACGGCCATCGCTGATAAAGCTTCCCCATCCAAACCCACTTGTGCCCCCTCTCCAGTGCTCTCCATGGCACAAAGTCCAAACAGCGAAAGCAGAGAAGAGAAAGATTTTATTTTAGAAGACGGTGAAGAGGTAGAGTTTGGAGTCCCAGATTCGGCTTTGAATGATGATTTCTTCGCGGGTTTGGAGGAATTTGTCGCCGGCTTAGGTGCCGAAGACTGCTTCACCCACCCATTCCCGTCGGGGAGTTTCGGCCACCACTGGCTTACCAACAACGCGGCGGCTGCGGCCGGCAGTATTTGA
- the LOC120004055 gene encoding pentatricopeptide repeat-containing protein At3g61520, mitochondrial-like — protein MNTMIRFRAISASSQSKFLFLLLRPKNPMANSSSLGLCTTATSQSPSPYGYGDDSLITEALQLLQSSQDEWSKTDHLRCLISLDSSSPRLAIHITRRLSSSSLAIRLFDYLHEGSPSLDTALLSSIFQAVLELASREPDAQTKLPELVKISKERNLPLTINSATLLIRYFRRFNMVDESLAVFNELDPFLRNTHVRNLLIDLLLQSGRLHDALHVLDEMLQPEGEWKPNEITVEIVFSSLLRRERSWGSMGEEEIVELALKFGEYGVSPNSVWITKLITGLSRNGKTARAWDILNELMNMGAAVEVASCNALLIALERHSEFKKMNALMEKMKEMDIQPNVVTFGILINHSCKYRRVDEALEVFERMNGGKESDAIAVQPDVIIYNTLIDGLCKVGRQEEGLGLVERMRSQTGCAPNTVTYNCLIGGFAKAGEIDKAHELFDKMNKEGVPPNVITLNTLVDGMCRHGRVTAAVNFVNEMQSFGLKGNANTYTVLINAFCNVNNTAKALELFDQMLAKGCPPDAIVYYTLISGLSRAGRLDDASSIASRAKEAGYGLDVVCYNTLIGGFCRQNKIDKAYELIKEMEELGVKPDSVTYNTLISFFSKNGSFKTAHIILKKMTKSGLVPTVVTYGAIIHSYCLNGKVDEAMKIFKEMCSASKVPTNTVIYNILIDSLCKNNDIEQALFLMDEMRCKGVRPNVTTYNAVFKGLKENNLLEKAFVLMDRMIEQACCPDYITMEILTEWLSLVGETDKLRDFLQGYQIQTSTA, from the coding sequence ATGAACACCATGATTCGATTTCGAGCCATCTCTGCGTCAAGCCAATCAAAATTCCTCTTCCTTCTACTCAGACCCAAAAATCCCATGGCCAATTCTTCCTCTCTTGGCCTTTGTACCACAGCCACTTCGCAATCTCCATCCCCTTACGGTTATGGTGATGATTCACTAATTACCGAAGCTCTCCAACTCCTCCAATCATCGCAAGATGAGTGGAGCAAGACTGACCATCTCCGTTGCCTCATCTCCTtggattcttcttctcctcgaCTTGCCATTCATATCACTCGCcgcctctcctcctcctctctcgCCATCAGATTGTTTGATTATCTGCACGAAGGTTCCCCTTCATTGGACACGGCTCTGTTGTCTTCCATCTTCCAAGCTGTTCTTGAACTCGCCAGCCGCGAACCCGATGCTCAGACCAAGCTACCCGAGCTTGTCAAAATCTCTAAAGAGCGTAATCTGCCGCTTACTATCAATTCTGCCACGTTGCTCATTCGCTACTTCCGGAGGTTCAATATGGTGGATGAGTCGCTCGCTGTGTTCAATGAACTCGACCCATTTCTTAGAAACACCCACGTTCGCAATTTGTTGATTGATTTGCTGCTGCAATCGGGGCGGCTCCATGATGCGCTTCATGTGCTTGATGAAATGCTCCAACCGGAAGGTGAGTGGAAGCCGAATGAGATTACTGTGGAAATTGTTTTCTCTTCATTGCTGAGGAGAGAAAGGTCATGGGGGAGTATGGGGGAGGAGGAGATTGTTGAATTAGCATTGAAATTTGGTGAATATGGCGTTTCCCCTAATTCTGTATGGATCACAAAATTGATTACTGGGCTGAGTAGAAATGGAAAGACTGCACGGGCTTGGGATATTTTGAATGAATTGATGAACATGGGCGCTGCAGTAGAAGTGGCATCCTGCAATGCACTTTTGATAGCTCTAGAAAGGCATAGTGAATTTAAGAAAATGAATGCGTTAATGGAAAAGATGAAGGAAATGGATATTCAGCCCAATGTTGTTACTTTTGGGATTCTTATAAATCATTCGTGCAAATATAGGAGGGTCGACGAAGCGCTGGAGGTGTTTGAAAGGATGAATGGAGGGAAAGAGAGTGATGCAATTGCAGTTCAGCCTGATGTGATTATTTACAATACTTTGATAGATGGACTTTGTAAAGTCGGGAGGCAAGAGGAAGGATTGGGTTTGGTGGAAAGAATGAGAAGCCAAACCGGTTGTGCCCCTAATACTGTTACTTATAATTGCTTGATTGGTGGGTTTGCCAAAGCTGGAGAGATTGACAAGGCACATGAGTTGTTTGATAAGATGAACAAGGAAGGAGTTCCCCCAAATGTAATCACTCTCAATACTCTAGTTGATGGTATGTGCAGACATGGGAGAGTCACTGCTGCAGTTAATTTCGTCAATGAGATGCAAAGCTTTGGTCTGAAAGGCAATGCTAATACTTATACTGTGTTAATCAATGCCTTTTGTAATGTCAATAATACTGCTAAGGCATTAGAATTGTTTGATCAAATGTTGGCAAAAGGATGCCCTCCAGATGCAATTGTTTACTATACACTAATCTCTGGTTTGAGCCGAGCAGGAAGGTTAGATGATGCCAGCTCCATTGCATCAAGGGCAAAAGAGGCTGGCTATGGCCTTGATGTTGTTTGCTATAATACTCTGATTGGAGGATTTTGCAGGCAGAACAAGATTGACAAAGCTTATGAGCTGATCAAGGAAATGGAGGAACTTGGAGTGAAGCCCGACTCTGTCACATATAACACTTTGATTTCCTTTTTCAGCAAAAATGGTAGTTTCAAAACTGCccatataattttgaaaaagatGACTAAAAGCGGCCTGGTACCTACTGTTGTTACATACGGGGCTATAATTCATTCGTATTGCTTAAATGGAAAAGTTGACGAAGCCATGAAGATTTTCAAAGAAATGTGTTCTGCTTCAAAGGTTCCTACCAACACTGTTATATACAATATCCTTATAGACTCGCTGTGTAAGAATAATGATATTGAGCAAGCTCTTTTCTTAATGGATGAGATGAGATGTAAAGGAGTGAGGCCGAATGTCACCACATATAATGCTGTATTCAAAGGTCTTAAGGAGAACAATTTGTTGGAGAAAGCATTTGTATTGATGGATAGAATGATTGAGCAGGCGTGTTGTCCCGATTACATAACCATGGAAATACTTACAGAGTGGTTGTCATTAGTTGGTGAGACAGATAAATTGAGAGACTTTTTGCAAGGGTATCAGATTCAAACTTCTACTGCCTAA